DNA from Acidobacteriota bacterium:
GGGAGGCGGGCTGCAGGGAGGTGCTCCTCATCGAGCGCGACCGGATCCTGGGGGGAATCCTGAACCAGTGCATCCACGACGGCTTCGGGCTGCACGCGTTCAAGGAGGCGC
Protein-coding regions in this window:
- a CDS encoding FAD-dependent oxidoreductase, coding for MKPKASPIEKIQREVVVIGGGPAGLAAAIAAREAGCREVLLIERDRILGGILNQCIHDGFGLHAFKEA